One Vitis riparia cultivar Riparia Gloire de Montpellier isolate 1030 chromosome 4, EGFV_Vit.rip_1.0, whole genome shotgun sequence genomic window carries:
- the LOC117913610 gene encoding basic leucine zipper 9, giving the protein MDHKPFRHDVVSHQSTTDSMKRSNSELDFQEFVRLPISPVSANNGAPTSKPEIRSPKARTFPEPVVLFGVDEDKTFEDVCAGDFSFALKYGDAMTGFSGCGGLTDLPWYQNPTPRNSSVTATIDSQSSICVGTPTSCNKALGTDNQARGATSGSSRELSDDEEIDTESGPCEESTDPNNLKRMRRMVSNRESARRSRKRKQAHLADLELQVEQLRGENASLYKQLTDASQQFGDANTNNRVLKSDVEALRAKVELVEGMVARGSVTSSLNHILQTHLSSPQLLSTHNLCRVANVSPTITVRGDDASYPGMTISGHNSAALGLENAEIRNSEIKNRVMSDGVSCASEIWP; this is encoded by the exons ATGGACCACAAACCGTTTCGACACGACGTTGTTTCGCATCAATCCACGACCGATTCCATGAAGCGAAGCAACTCCGAGCTGGACTTTCAGGAGTTCGTCCGGCTCCCGATCTCTCCTGTTTCGGCCAACAACGGAGCTCCGACCTCCAAGCCCGAAATTCGGTCTCCGAAAGCCAGGACTTTCCCCGAACCGGTTGTGCTTTTCGGCGTCGACGAGGACAAAACCTTTGAGGATGTTTGCGCCGGCGATTTCAGCTTCGCTCTCAAGTATGGG GACGCAATGACTGGCTTTTCAGGTTGTGGGGGACTCACGGATCTTCCCTGGTATCAAAACCCCACCCCCAGGAATTCCAGTGTGACAGCTACCATTGATTCCCAGTCCTCCATCTGTG TTGGAACTCCAACTTCATGTAATAAGGCTTTGGGCACAGACAATCAAGCAAGGGGGGCGACCAGTGGTTCTTCCAGGGAGCTATCAGATGATGAAGAGATCGACACAGAGTCTGGTCCATGTGAGGAGAGCACAGATCCTAATAATTTGAAGCGCATGAGAAG GATGGTTTCGAACCGGGAATCTGCCAGGagatcaagaaaaagaaagcaagcCCACTTGGCTGATCTTGAGTTGCAG GTTGAACAACTGAGAGGAGAAAATGCATCTCTATACAAGCAGCTAACTGACGCTAGTCAACAGTTCGGTGATGCCAATACAAATAACAGAGTACTTAAATCGGATGTTGAAGCTCTGAGAGCTAAG GTGGAGTTAGTTGAAGGCATGGTTGCTCGAGGCTCCGTCACCAGTAGCCTGAACCATATCCTTCAAACTCATTTGAGCTCACCCCAACTCCTCAGTACTCATAATCTCTGCCGGGTGGCTAATGTCTCACCAACAATCACTGTCCGTGGAGACGACGCCTCATATCCTGGAATGACAATTTCTGGGCATAATTCAGCCGCTCTTGGACTTGAAAATGCTGAAATCCGCAATAGCGAAATCAAGAACAGAGTTATGAGTGATGGTGTGAGCTGTGCTTCAGAGATTTGGCCTTGA
- the LOC117913611 gene encoding calmodulin-like protein 2, producing MGITGVWYRVIGDMVVQALGGGGSRSSSMELDHNPGGPVLDDLVGRALRAVFGMDSNGRIKKEKARLVVEKLGLMHNEEGDCSFDLPSGSKGDELQVEEVLSGMEGDEAERVELLREAFRVFDKDGDGYIEAMELKRVLECLGLDKGWGMEEIEKMVQVVDLNLDGKVDFSEFELMMG from the coding sequence ATGGGCATTACTGGAGTTTGGTACCGGGTCATTGGGGACATGGTGGTGCAAGCATTAGGCGGTGGCGGCTCGCGATCAAGCTCGATGGAGCTTGATCACAACCCTGGAGGTCCAGTGCTAGATGACTTGGTGGGCAGGGCTCTGAGGGCTGTGTTTGGGATGGACAGTAATGGAAGAATAAAGAAGGAGAAAGCAAGGTTGGTTGTGGAGAAGCTAGGCCTAATGCACAATGAGGAAGGAGACTGCAGCTTTGACTTGCCTAGTGGCTCCAAAGGGGATGAGTTGCAGGTGGAGGAAGTGCTCAGTGGGATGGAGGGGGACGAGGCGGAACGGGTCGAGCTGCTAAGAGAAGCCTTCAGAGTTTTTGACAAGGATGGAGATGGATACATAGAAGCCATGGAGTTGAAGAGGGTGCTTGAATGTTTGGGGTTGGATAAAGGATGGGGCATGGAGGAGATTGAGAAGATGGTTCAGGTTGTGGATTTGAACCTGGATGGAAAGGTTGATTTCAGTGAGTTTGAATTGATGATGGGGTGA
- the LOC117912340 gene encoding NAC domain-containing protein 100, whose product MEEERKEETLPPGFRFHPTDEELITCYLINKISDATFTGRAIADVDLNKCEPWELPGKAKMGEKEWYFFSLRDRKYPTGVRTNRATNTGYWKTTGKDKEIFNSVTSELVGMKKTLVFYRGRAPRGEKTNWVMHEYRIHSKSAFRTSKDEWVVCRVFQKSAAGKKYPSNQSRGVNPYSLDIGPSVMPPPMLQADSSQFPMGRNYVSNAELAELTRVLRGGSTGGLNLPIQSQLNYPLGGGCFTISGLNLNLGGTSTQPVLRPNSLPQPMQMNQQDHMMTSPMLTSGSIPTDQTGYGAEVNNGNGHNSRFMNMVDHCVDLDNYWPPY is encoded by the exons ATGGAGGAAGAGAGGAAGGAGGAAACCTTGCCTCCAGGGTTTCGGTTTCACCCCACCGACGAAGAGCTTATTACTTGTTACCTCATAAACAAGATATCAGATGCTACTTTTACAGGCCGGGCAATTGCAGATGTTGATCTCAACAAATGTGAGCCATGGGAACTTCCAG GGAAGGCGAAAATGGGAGAAAAGGAGTGGTATTTCTTCAGCCTCAGGGACCGGAAATACCCAACTGGAGTAAGAACAAACCGAGCCACAAACACTGGTTATTGGAAGACCACAGGGAAAGATAAGGAGATTTTCAACAGCGTCACCTCTGAGCTAGTTGGGATGAAGAAGACCTTGGTGTTCTACAGAGGAAGAGCTCCTAGAGGCGAAAAAACCAATTGGGTCATGCACGAATATCGCATCCATTCAAAATCCGCCTTCAGAACTAGCAAG GATGAATGGGTGGTTTGCCGTGTGTTTCAGAAGAGTGCAGCTGGAAAGAAGTACCCATCAAACCAATCAAGGGGGGTGAATCCCTACAGCCTTGATATAGGTCCAAGCGTCATGCCCCCACCAATGCTGCAGGCAGATTCTTCCCAGTTCCCCATGGGAAGAAACTACGTAAGTAATGCAGAACTGGCTGAGCTTACAAGGGTCTTAAGAGGAGGATCAACTGGGGGTCTCAACCTACCAATCCAGTCACAATTGAACTACCCATTAGGAGGAGGATGCTTCACGATATCCGGGTTGAATTTAAACCTTGGAGGGACATCCACACAGCCAGTTCTGCGGCCAAATTCTTTGCCTCAGCCCATGCAGATGAATCAACAAGATCATATGATGACTTCCCCCATGCTGACTAGTGGGTCTATCCCTACTGATCAGACTGGGTATGGTGCAGAGGTTAACAATGGAAATGGACACAACAGTAGGTTTATGAATATGGTCGACCATTGTGTGGATCTAGATAACTACTGGCCTCCCTATTAA
- the LOC117913011 gene encoding uncharacterized protein LOC117913011, with translation MGASKLATLFIFFALIFCKIRADASIDEVDQPQAVVLSESSESEALKIELALLQEKIQTLETHIDERSKELKSKDEIIAQKEKIVQEKSNSITQLQNEIVSLQKKGTSDAEEQLGKAYARASELEKQVDKLKKEIETQQKEKAALESRANEAERKTRELNSKVESLKKITDEQKTRIRKTERALQVAEEEMMKAKFDANSKTKELMEVHGAWLPPWFANHLISCQSFMEVHWNKHGKPALDTLTQKALEKKAQAQKWSEPHVETFKTKWIPAIKDQWLEITTYLEPHVQLLCTKTVEAYEASKNAITPHVIKVQEFSDPYFQEAKKVSKPYIDQVAAVTKPHVDNAKVALKPYTKKVVHGYGKFLKSATTYHQKVQDTVQEKLKNHELTKHLATKELVWFAASALLALPIIFLFRICSAIFCKKAKKPVRNAHHHSRRKAKRGHPDK, from the exons ATGGGGGCCTCAAAGCTAGCGACTTTGTTCATCTTTTTTGCCCTAATTTTCTGTAAAATTAGGGCAGATGCTTCAATCGATGAAGTTGATCAGCCGCAGGCAGTCGTCTTATCGGAATCTTCTGAATCGGAGGCGTTGAAGATCGAATTGGCACTTCTCCAGGAGAAGATCCAAACGCTTG AAACCCACATTGATGAGAGAAGCAAAGAATTGAAAAGCAAGGATGAGATCATTGCACAGAAAGAGAAAATTGTTCAAGAGAAGTCAAATAGCATTACACAGTTGCAAAATGAAATAGTATCCCTACAG AAAAAAGGGACATCAGATGCTGAGGAGCAGTTGGGAAAGGCTTATGCGAGGGCTAGTGAACTAGAGAAGCAG GTTGACAAgcttaaaaaagaaatagagacTCAACAAAAGGAGAAAGCTGCCTTGGAATCCCGAGCAAATGAAGCTGAGAGGAAGACACGTGAATTGAACTCAAAAGTAGAGAGT CTTAAAAAGATCACTGATGAACAGAAAACGAGAATCCGTAAAACTGAACGTGCTCTTCAAGTAGCTGAG gaagaaatgatgaaagcAAAGTTTGATGCCAATTCAAAAACCAAAGAATTAATGGAG GTTCATGGTGCATGGCTTCCACCTTGGTTTGCAAATCATTTAATTAGTTGTCAG TCCTTCATGGAGGTGCACTGGAACAAGCATGGGAAACCCGCTCTGGATACATTGACTCAAAAG GCGCTGGAGAAAAAGGCCCAAGCTCAAAAATGGTCTGAACCCCATGTGGAGACGTTTAA AACTAAATGGATTCCAGCTATAAAGGATCAGTGGTTGGAGATAACAACTTATCTTGAACCGCATGTGCAATTGCTCTGCACAAAAACTGTCGAGGCTTATGAGGCATCTAAAAATGCAATAACTCCTCATGTCATCAAAGTGCAAGAATTTAGCGATCCTTACTTTCAG GAAGCCAAGAAGGTCAGCAAGCCATATATTGATCAAGTTGCGGCTGTGACAAAACCACATGTTGATAATGCGAAAGTTGCCTTAAAACCCTATACAAAGAAAGTAGTTCATGGATATGGCAAGTTCCTTAAGTCTGCAACTACTTACCATCAGAAG GTCCAAGACACTGTGCAGGAGAAGTTGAAGAATCATGAGCTTACAAAACATCTTGCAACTAAGGAGTTGGTGTGGTTTGCA GCCTCTGCTTTGTTGGCCTTACCCATCATCTTTTTGTTTAGAATTTGTTCAGCCATATTCTG CAAGAAGGCAAAGAAACCCGTTCGAAATGCTCACCACCATTCACGTCGCAAGGCAAAACGAGGGCACCCAGACAAGTAG
- the LOC117912606 gene encoding uncharacterized protein LOC117912606 isoform X2, whose amino-acid sequence MIDEWCREAPKELDFDHEAENTRKVSRNLGCKNKNDVMPGNQVDVLIPEVIQSTEKVLILEYMDGVRLNDCESLKAFGIDKQKLVEEITRAYAHQIYVDGFFNGDPHPGNFLVSKEPPHRPVLLDFGLTKSLSSSMKQALAKLFLASAEGDHVALLSALSEMGLRLRLDLPDQAMEVATVFFRSSTPASEALENMRSLSKQRTKNMKVIQEKMKLNKKEVKRFNPVDAFPGDIVIFARVLNLLRGLSTIMDVRISYLDIMRPFAESVLQGYISKGPAVNSQWIYDTPVHSDVETKLRRLLVELGNDDKILGIQVCAYKDGEVIIDTAAGVLGRYDPRPVQPDSLFPVFSVTKGITAGMIHWLVDKGKLKLGESIANIWPEFGSNKKELIKVHHVLTHTSGLQNALGDISRENPLLMCEWDECLNRIAMSVPETEPGHEQLYHYLSFGWLCGGIIEHASGKKFQEILEEAFIHPLQIEGELYVGIPPGVESRLATLTVDTDDVRKLSVYSNRPDLPVSFTSNISELVTVLPALFNTLNIRRSIIPSANGHCSARALARYYATLADGGILPPPHSTSSKPPLGSHPHIPSFPSQKTSKKQKGGKSKDVAAASNKTNIHEQNTDDGSRSSKDSCYNRKARCDNHGRFPHDSGSSSENTVSNNGHRVGSTENGDDSPKSDTKIFSNPRIHDAFLGVGEYENYGFPSGKFGLGFKSCSSKDGTLLGFGHSGMGGSTGYCDINNKFAIAVTLNKMSLGGVTGKIIQFICSELNLPVPEDYSRFSGSEKPEEQPNVWRPLIN is encoded by the exons ATGATTGATGAATGGTGCAGAGAAGCACCTAAAGAACTTGATTTTGATCATGAAGCTG AAAACACTAGAAAAGTCTCCAGAAATCTAGGCTGCAAAAACAAGAATGATGTCATGCCTGGCAATCAAGTGGATGTGTTGATTCCAGAAGTTATTCAG TCAACTGAAAAAGTCCTCATTTTAGAGTATATGGATGGGGTTCGTTTGAATGACTGTGAATCACTGAAAGCTTTTGGTATTGACAAACAAAAGCTTGTCGAAGAAATAACTCGTGCATATGCCCACCAGATTTatgttgatggattttttaatgGTGACCCCCACCCTG GAAATTTTCTTGTCAGCAAGGAACCTCCACATCGTCCAGTTTTGCTTGACTTTGGGCTTACAAAGTCACTATCAAGCTCTATGAAACAAGCACTAGCGAAATTGTTTCTGGCATCTGCAGAG GGGGATCATGTGGCTCTTTTGTCTGCCTTATCAGAAATGGGACTTAGGTTGCGCCTTGACCTGCCAGATCAGGCGATGGAAGTAGCAACTGTATTTTTCCGTTCTTCAACACCAGCTAGTGAAGCTCTT GAAAACATGAGATCTTTGTCTAAGCAACGAACGAAGAACATGAAAGTCATACAGGAAAAGATGAAACTCaataaaaaagaagttaaaCGCTTTAATCCC GTGGATGCATTTCCAGGGGATATTGTGATATTCGCACGGGTTCTTAATCTTCTTAGAG GGCTTTCAACCATAATGGATGTTCGCATCAGTTATTTAGATATCATGAGACCATTTGCTGAATCTGTTCTACAAGG aTACATTAGCAAGGGACCAGCAGTGAATTCACAATGGATATATGATACACCTGTCCATTCGGATGTAGAGACAAAGCTAAGGCGCCTCCTAGTTGAGCTGGGGAATGATGATAAAATACTGGGAATTCAG GTATGTGCCTACAAAGATGGGGAGGTTATTATTGATACTGCTGCTGGAGTGCTTGGAAGATATGATCCTCGTCCAGTTCAACCTGATAGCCTATTTCCTGTTTTCTCTGTAACAAAGGGTATTACAGCAGGAATGATACATTGGCTGGTTGACAAAGG GAAACTGAAGCTTGGGGAGAGTATTGCAAATATTTGGCCAGAATTTGGATCAAATAAAAAGGAGCTAATAAAG GTCCATCATGTGCTTACACATACATCTGGTTTGCAAAACGCCTTGGGTGATATTTCAAGAGAAAATCCTTTGTTGATGTGCGAGTGGGATGAATGTTTAAATCGCATTGCTATGTCAGTCCCTGAGACTGAACCTGGTCATGAGCagttatatcattatttatcttttggctGGCTGTGTGGTGGAATTATTGAG CATGCTTCTGGGAAGAAATTCCAGGAGATACTAGAAGAAGCATTTATTCACCCCCTCCAGATTGAAGGCGAGCTATATGTTGGAATTCCTCCAG GTGTGGAATCTCGACTTGCAACTCTCACAGTGGATACTGATGATGTGCGCAAGTTGTCAGTGTACAGCAATCGTCCTGACCTACCCGTAAGTTTCACGAGCAACATCTCTGAGCTTGTGACCGTTCTTCCTGCTCTATTCAACACACTCAATATCCGTCGTTCCATCATACCTTCTGCTAATGGACATTGCTCAGCCCGTGCACTGGCTCGCTACTATGCAACCCTAGCTGATGGTGGCATTCTGCCACCACCACATTCCACTTCGTCCAAGCCGCCACTTGGCAGCCACCCCCACATTCCATCATTCCCTTCCCAGAAAACCTCCAAGAAGCAGAAAGGTGGCAAAAGTAAGGACGTAGCTGCTGCTTCAAACAAAACCAACATTCACGAACAAAACACAGATGATGGTAGTAGAAGTTCCAAGGATAGTTGTTACAATAGAAAGGCTAGGTGTGATAATCACGGTAGGTTTCCCCATGATAGTGGTAGTAGTAGTGAGAATACCGTTAGCAACAATGGGCATAGAGTTGGCAGCACTGAAAATGGTGATGACTCTCCAAAGAGTGACACTAAGATTTTTAGCAACCCCAGAATCCATGATGCATTCTTGGGTGTAGGGGAATACGAGAATTATGGTTTCCCAAGTGGGAAATTTGGTCTAGGGTTCAAGAGTTGTAGCTCGAAGGATGGGACTTTGTTAGGCTTTGGACACTCAGGCATGGGTGGATCTACAGGCTACTGTGACATAAATAACAAGTTTGCTATTGCTGTGACCCTGAACAAGATGTCGCTCGGGGGTGTGACtggaaaaataattcaattcatTTGTTCAGAGCTGAATTTGCCTGTCCCAGAGGATTACTCGAGATTCAGCGGGAGCGAAAAACCTGAAGAGCAGCCAAACGTATGGAGGCCTCTTATTAATTGA
- the LOC117912606 gene encoding uncharacterized protein LOC117912606 isoform X1 — protein sequence MGWGNIYRRRVKVFTVAFIIYLDYKALQQREKWSSKSKKAALWERAHERNAKRVLNLIVELEGLWVKLGQYLSTRADVLPEAYISLLKQLQDSLPPRPLKEICRTIEKELGKSMDDLFSSFVDAPLATASIAQVHRATLRSGEDVVVKVQHEGIKTVILEDLKNAKSIADWIAWAEPQYDFNPMIDEWCREAPKELDFDHEAENTRKVSRNLGCKNKNDVMPGNQVDVLIPEVIQSTEKVLILEYMDGVRLNDCESLKAFGIDKQKLVEEITRAYAHQIYVDGFFNGDPHPGNFLVSKEPPHRPVLLDFGLTKSLSSSMKQALAKLFLASAEGDHVALLSALSEMGLRLRLDLPDQAMEVATVFFRSSTPASEALENMRSLSKQRTKNMKVIQEKMKLNKKEVKRFNPVDAFPGDIVIFARVLNLLRGLSTIMDVRISYLDIMRPFAESVLQGYISKGPAVNSQWIYDTPVHSDVETKLRRLLVELGNDDKILGIQVCAYKDGEVIIDTAAGVLGRYDPRPVQPDSLFPVFSVTKGITAGMIHWLVDKGKLKLGESIANIWPEFGSNKKELIKVHHVLTHTSGLQNALGDISRENPLLMCEWDECLNRIAMSVPETEPGHEQLYHYLSFGWLCGGIIEHASGKKFQEILEEAFIHPLQIEGELYVGIPPGVESRLATLTVDTDDVRKLSVYSNRPDLPVSFTSNISELVTVLPALFNTLNIRRSIIPSANGHCSARALARYYATLADGGILPPPHSTSSKPPLGSHPHIPSFPSQKTSKKQKGGKSKDVAAASNKTNIHEQNTDDGSRSSKDSCYNRKARCDNHGRFPHDSGSSSENTVSNNGHRVGSTENGDDSPKSDTKIFSNPRIHDAFLGVGEYENYGFPSGKFGLGFKSCSSKDGTLLGFGHSGMGGSTGYCDINNKFAIAVTLNKMSLGGVTGKIIQFICSELNLPVPEDYSRFSGSEKPEEQPNVWRPLIN from the exons ATGGGATGGGGAAACATCTACAGACGGCGTGTGAAAGTATTCACAGTAGCTTTTATAATCTACCTGGATTATAAG GCTTTACagcaaagagagaaatggaGTAGCAAATCTAAAAAAGCCGCTCTATGGGAAAGGGCTCATGAACGCAATGCTAAACGTGTGCTTAATTTGATAGTAGAGTTGGAAGGTTTGTGGGTAAAACTCGGACAGTACTTATCTACACGTGCAGATGTGCTTCCTGAGGCCTATATATCCCTTCTCAAGCAGTTACAAGATTCTCTTCCTCCTCGGCCTTTGAAAGAG ATATGTCGGACTATAGAGAAGGAGTTAGGGAAATCCATGGATGATCTATTCTCGAGTTTTGTTGATGCTCCTCTGGCGACAGCGTCG ATAGCTCAAGTTCATCGTGCAACTCtgagaagtggggaagatgtGGTTGTTAAAGTTCAACATGAGGGCATCAAGACAGTCATATTGGAG GACTTAAAGAATGCAAAGTCAATAGCTGACTGGATAGCATGGGCAGAACCACAATATGACTTCAACCCTATGATTGATGAATGGTGCAGAGAAGCACCTAAAGAACTTGATTTTGATCATGAAGCTG AAAACACTAGAAAAGTCTCCAGAAATCTAGGCTGCAAAAACAAGAATGATGTCATGCCTGGCAATCAAGTGGATGTGTTGATTCCAGAAGTTATTCAG TCAACTGAAAAAGTCCTCATTTTAGAGTATATGGATGGGGTTCGTTTGAATGACTGTGAATCACTGAAAGCTTTTGGTATTGACAAACAAAAGCTTGTCGAAGAAATAACTCGTGCATATGCCCACCAGATTTatgttgatggattttttaatgGTGACCCCCACCCTG GAAATTTTCTTGTCAGCAAGGAACCTCCACATCGTCCAGTTTTGCTTGACTTTGGGCTTACAAAGTCACTATCAAGCTCTATGAAACAAGCACTAGCGAAATTGTTTCTGGCATCTGCAGAG GGGGATCATGTGGCTCTTTTGTCTGCCTTATCAGAAATGGGACTTAGGTTGCGCCTTGACCTGCCAGATCAGGCGATGGAAGTAGCAACTGTATTTTTCCGTTCTTCAACACCAGCTAGTGAAGCTCTT GAAAACATGAGATCTTTGTCTAAGCAACGAACGAAGAACATGAAAGTCATACAGGAAAAGATGAAACTCaataaaaaagaagttaaaCGCTTTAATCCC GTGGATGCATTTCCAGGGGATATTGTGATATTCGCACGGGTTCTTAATCTTCTTAGAG GGCTTTCAACCATAATGGATGTTCGCATCAGTTATTTAGATATCATGAGACCATTTGCTGAATCTGTTCTACAAGG aTACATTAGCAAGGGACCAGCAGTGAATTCACAATGGATATATGATACACCTGTCCATTCGGATGTAGAGACAAAGCTAAGGCGCCTCCTAGTTGAGCTGGGGAATGATGATAAAATACTGGGAATTCAG GTATGTGCCTACAAAGATGGGGAGGTTATTATTGATACTGCTGCTGGAGTGCTTGGAAGATATGATCCTCGTCCAGTTCAACCTGATAGCCTATTTCCTGTTTTCTCTGTAACAAAGGGTATTACAGCAGGAATGATACATTGGCTGGTTGACAAAGG GAAACTGAAGCTTGGGGAGAGTATTGCAAATATTTGGCCAGAATTTGGATCAAATAAAAAGGAGCTAATAAAG GTCCATCATGTGCTTACACATACATCTGGTTTGCAAAACGCCTTGGGTGATATTTCAAGAGAAAATCCTTTGTTGATGTGCGAGTGGGATGAATGTTTAAATCGCATTGCTATGTCAGTCCCTGAGACTGAACCTGGTCATGAGCagttatatcattatttatcttttggctGGCTGTGTGGTGGAATTATTGAG CATGCTTCTGGGAAGAAATTCCAGGAGATACTAGAAGAAGCATTTATTCACCCCCTCCAGATTGAAGGCGAGCTATATGTTGGAATTCCTCCAG GTGTGGAATCTCGACTTGCAACTCTCACAGTGGATACTGATGATGTGCGCAAGTTGTCAGTGTACAGCAATCGTCCTGACCTACCCGTAAGTTTCACGAGCAACATCTCTGAGCTTGTGACCGTTCTTCCTGCTCTATTCAACACACTCAATATCCGTCGTTCCATCATACCTTCTGCTAATGGACATTGCTCAGCCCGTGCACTGGCTCGCTACTATGCAACCCTAGCTGATGGTGGCATTCTGCCACCACCACATTCCACTTCGTCCAAGCCGCCACTTGGCAGCCACCCCCACATTCCATCATTCCCTTCCCAGAAAACCTCCAAGAAGCAGAAAGGTGGCAAAAGTAAGGACGTAGCTGCTGCTTCAAACAAAACCAACATTCACGAACAAAACACAGATGATGGTAGTAGAAGTTCCAAGGATAGTTGTTACAATAGAAAGGCTAGGTGTGATAATCACGGTAGGTTTCCCCATGATAGTGGTAGTAGTAGTGAGAATACCGTTAGCAACAATGGGCATAGAGTTGGCAGCACTGAAAATGGTGATGACTCTCCAAAGAGTGACACTAAGATTTTTAGCAACCCCAGAATCCATGATGCATTCTTGGGTGTAGGGGAATACGAGAATTATGGTTTCCCAAGTGGGAAATTTGGTCTAGGGTTCAAGAGTTGTAGCTCGAAGGATGGGACTTTGTTAGGCTTTGGACACTCAGGCATGGGTGGATCTACAGGCTACTGTGACATAAATAACAAGTTTGCTATTGCTGTGACCCTGAACAAGATGTCGCTCGGGGGTGTGACtggaaaaataattcaattcatTTGTTCAGAGCTGAATTTGCCTGTCCCAGAGGATTACTCGAGATTCAGCGGGAGCGAAAAACCTGAAGAGCAGCCAAACGTATGGAGGCCTCTTATTAATTGA